The following are encoded together in the Ranitomeya imitator isolate aRanImi1 chromosome 4, aRanImi1.pri, whole genome shotgun sequence genome:
- the GLTPD2 gene encoding glycolipid transfer protein domain-containing protein 2 isoform X3 yields the protein MKDGKPCGQSANDVIQKQDVKQVEGAGALKDDASYLQVVERSLKNCKGKNFQIGKMLQSFHSCAIIENEILLEHYLEAWRELIKFMDSMGTVFSFISHETFTKINILQNYLNGENGKSYRTIRSMIKYELENGVVNFKELPPNRVPSGCRTLLRLHRALKWLEVFLYNVGTNPGQDKTSEMCAEAYHKTLAHHHSWFIRQVAEVAFLALPPIEEMYKVVCVRDYTEARVVLLTTVDAIVKVYNLTQELYTENHMLDLP from the exons ATGAAAGATGGAAAACCCTGTGGGCAGTCCGCGAATGACGTCATCCAGAAACAGGACGTGAAA CAGGTAGAGGGCGCCGGCGCCCTGAAGGATGATGCCTCCTACCTGCAGGTAGTTGAGCGTTCATTGAAAAATTGCAAAGGGAAGAATTTCCAAATAGGAAAAATGCTGCAATCATTTCACTCCTGTGCAATCATCGAGAACGAGATTCTACTGGAGCATTACTTAGAAGCTTGGAGGGAGCTGATAAA GTTCATGGACTCCATGGGGACCGTCTTCAGCTTTATATCTCATGAAACCTTCACGAAAATCAACATCCTCCAAAACTACCTAAATGGAGAGAACGGGAAAAGCTACAGGACCATCAGGTCCATGATAAAATATGAGCTGGAGAACGGTGTGGTTAACTTCAAAGAACTTCCCCCCAACAGGGTTCCTTCTGGTTGTCGGACGCTGTTACGTTTGCACCGAGCCCTAAAGTGGTTGGAGGTTTTCCTTTACAATGTCGGCACCAATCCTGGTCAAGACAAAACCTCTGAAATGTGTGCCGAGGCCTACCACAAAACACTGGCCCACCATCACAGCTGGTTCATCAGGCAGGTGGCTGAGGTGGCCTTCCTGGCTCTTCCTCCTATAGAAGAAATGTACAAGGTGGTTTGTGTGCGGGACTATACGGAAGCGAGAGTAGTCCTCCTGACCACCGTAGATGCTATTGTGAAGGTCTACAACCTTACTCAAGAACTGTACACAGAAAACCACATGTTGGATCTACCTTGA